From one Lotus japonicus ecotype B-129 chromosome 3, LjGifu_v1.2 genomic stretch:
- the LOC130747112 gene encoding borneol dehydrogenase, mitochondrial-like — translation MASFSVVSSNFARRLEGKVALITGGASGIGESTARLFSKHGAKVVIADIQDELGYSLCKDLNPSSPSSSSSSSVSYVHCDVRDESHIENAVDTTVSRHGKLDIMYNNAGVTGVFNPNIMENSKSNFEEVIGVNLTGVFLGIKHAARVMVPARRGSIIATSSVCGRVGGMASHAYACSKHAVVGLVKNTAVELGQFGIRVNCVSPYAVPTPLTRRNLGFKDDEEFGAFYSNLKGVILKDKDIAEAALYLGSDESKYVSGHDLVVDGGFSVLNSGYCVFGQS, via the exons ATGGCAAGTTTTTCAGTAGTCTCCTCTAATTTTGCCAGAAG GCTAGAAGGCAAGGTGGCGTTAATCACCGGCGGAGCAAGCGGAATCGGCGAGAGCACTGCAAGACTATTCTCAAAACATGGAGCCAAAGTGGTAATAGCTGACATTCAAGACGAGCTAGGCTACTCTCTTTGCAAAGACTTGaatccatcatcaccatcatcatcatcatcttcatctgttTCTTACGTCCACTGCGATGTGAGGGACGAAAGCCACATAGAAAATGCAGTGGACACAACCGTTTCCAGGCACGGCAAGCTAGACATCATGTACAACAATGCAGGCGTAACCGGCGTGTTCAATCCAAACATAATGGAGAATTCTAAATCAAACTTTGAAGAGGTCATTGGTGTGAACTTGACCGGCGTCTTCCTCGGGATCAAGCACGCGGCGAGGGTCATGGTCCCGGCTCGACGGGGCAGCATTATTGCCACCAGCAGCGTGTGCGGGCGCGTGGGTGGCATGGCGTCCCACGCGTATGCTTGTTCGAAACATGCCGTCGTGGGGCTGGTGAAAAACACCGCTGTGGAGCTTGGACAGTTTGGTATTCGTGTGAATTGTGTTTCTCCGTACGCGGTCCCGACGCCGCTGACTAGAAGGAACCTTGGATTTAAAGATGATGAGGAGTTTGGTGCGTTTTATTCAAATCTTAAAGGTGTTATTCTTAAGGATAAGGATATTGCTGAAGCTGCTCTTTATTTAGGAAGTGATGAGTCCAAGTATGTTAGTGGGCATGATCTTGTTGTGGATGGGGGATTCAGTGTTTTGAATTCTGGTTATTGTGTGTTTGGACAATCATAG
- the LOC130747114 gene encoding borneol dehydrogenase, mitochondrial-like — protein sequence MASISLVSAALRRLEGKVALITGGASGIGEATARLFSKHGAQVVIADIQDDLGHSVCKDLESASFVHCNVTKEDEVETAVNMAVSKHGKLDIMFNNAGISGNNNTSILNNTKSEFEQVFSVNVSGAFLGTKHAARVMIPARRGSIINTASTSGVIGGGAPHPYTSSKHAVVGLMRNTAVELEAYGVRVNCVSPYFVPTPMVKNFFKLGEEDEVPKFYSNLKGADLVPEDVAEAVLYLGSDESKYVSGHNLVVDGGFTVLNNGFCVFGQSV from the exons ATGGCAAGTATTTCTTTAGTCTCAGCTGCTCTAAGAAG GCTTGAGGGTAAGGTGGCTCTGATCACTGGTGGAGCTAGCGGAATCGGTGAAGCCACTGCAAGACTCTTCTCCAAGCACGGAGCACAAGTGGTGATAGCAGATATTCAAGATGATTTGGGTCACTCTGTTTGCAAAGACTTAGAATCCGCTTCCTTCGTCCACTGCAACGTGACCAAGGAAGATGAGGTCGAAACCGCCGTGAACATGGCGGTTTCCAAGCATGGAAAACTAGACATCATGTTCAACAACGCCGGCATATCCGGCAACAACAATACCAGCATCCTCAACAACACGAAATCAGAGTTTGAGCAAGTTTTCAGTGTCAACGTCTCTGGTGCGTTTCTCGGAACGAAGCACGCGGCGAGGGTCATGATTCCTGCACGTAGGGGAAGCATAATTAACACGGCGAGTACTTCTGGAGTAATTGGCGGCGGCGCTCCACATCCCTACACGAGTTCAAAGCATGCGGTGGTGGGGTTGATGAGGAACACGGCGGTGGAGCTTGAAGCTTACGGTGTTCGGGTGAATTGTGTGTCGCCTTATTTTGTTCCAACGCCGATGGTTAAGAATTTCTTCAAGCTTGGTGAAGAGGATGAAGTTCCAAAGTTTTATTCTAATCTGAAAGGTGCTGATCTTGTGCCAGAAGATGTGGCTGAAGCTGTTCTGTATTTGGGAAGTGATGAGTCTAAGTATGTTAGTGGTCACAATCTTGTGGTAGATGGGGGATTCACAGTGCTAAACAATGGATTTTGTGTGTTTGGGCAATCTGTATGA
- the LOC130747113 gene encoding borneol dehydrogenase, mitochondrial-like, whose amino-acid sequence MASVSSVSAALRRLEGKVALITGGASGIGEATARLFSKHGAKVVIADIQDDLGHSVCRDLESASFVHCNVTKEDEVETAVNTTVSKHGKLDIMFNNAGISGDNNISILNNTKSDFEQVFSVNVFGAFLGTKHAARVMVPARRGSIINTASVSGLIGGATPHAYTSSKHAVVGLMRNTAVELGAYGVRVNCVSPYFIPTPMVKNFFKLGEEDEVPKFYSNLKGADSVPEDVAEAVLYLGSDESKYVSGHNLVVDGGFTVLNNGFCVFGQSV is encoded by the exons ATGGCAAGTGTTTCTTCAGTCTCAGCTGCTCTTAGAAG GCTTGAGGGTAAGGTGGCTTTGATCACCGGTGGCGCGAGCGGAATCGGAGAAGCCACCGCAAGACTCTTCTCCAAGCATGGAGCTAAAGTGGTGATAGCAGATATCCAAGATGATTTGGGCCACTCTGTTTGCAGAGACTTGGAATCCGCTTCCTTCGTCCACTGCAACGTGACGAAGGAAGATGAGGTTGAAACCGCCGTGAACACGACGGTTTCCAAGCATGGAAAACTAGACATCATGTTCAACAACGCCGGCATATCCGGTGACAACAACATCAGCATCCTCAACAACACGAAATCAGATTTTGAGCAAGTTTTCAGTGTAAACGTTTTTGGTGCGTTTCTCGGAACGAAGCACGCGGCGAGGGTCATGGTCCCTGCTAGAAGGGGAAGCATAATTAACACGGCTAGTGTTTCTGGGTTAATCGGTGGCGCCACTCCACATGCCTACACGAGTTCAAAGCATGCGGTGGTGGGATTGATGAGGAACACGGCGGTGGAGCTTGGAGCTTACGGTGTTCGGGTGAATTGTGTGTCGCCTTATTTTATTCCAACGCCGATGGTTAAAAATTTCTTCAAGCTTGGTGAAGAGGATGAAGTTCCAAAGTTTTATTCTAATCTGAAAGGTGCTGATAGTGTACCAGAAGATGTGGCTGAAGCTGTTCTGTATTTGGGAAGTGATGAGTCTAAGTATGTTAGTGGTCACAATCTTGTGGTAGATGGGGGATTCACAGTGCTAAACAATGGATTTTGTGTGTTTGGACAATCTGTATGA
- the LOC130747115 gene encoding borneol dehydrogenase, mitochondrial-like, translating to MASGSSLISVSAALIRRLEGKVALITGGASGIGEATARLFSKHGAQVVIADVQDDLGQSLCKDLKSASFVHCNVTKEDEVETAVNTTVSKHGKLDIMFNNAGITGANKTNILDNTKSEFEQVINTNLVGVFLGTKHAARVMVPARRGSIINTASICGCIGGAASHAYTSSKHGVVGLMKNTAVELGAFGIRVNCVSPYVVPTPLAKTFFKLDDEGVQAVYSNLKGADLVPNDVAEAALYLGSDESKYVSGHNLVIDGGITVVNNGFCVFRQSV from the exons ATGGCAAGTGGGTCTTCATTAATCTCAGTCTCAGCTGCTCTAATTAGAAG GCTTGAGGGTAAGGTGGCTTTGATCACCGGTGGCGCGAGTGGAATTGGTGAAGCCACTGCAAGACTCTTCTCCAAGCACGGAGCACAAGTAGTGATAGCAGATGTCCAGGATGATTTGGGCCAGTCACTTTGCAAAGACTTGAAATCCGCTTCCTTCGTCCACTGCAACGTGACAAAGGAAGATGAGGTTGAAACTGCTGTAAACACAACGGTTTCCAAGCATGGCAAACTAGACATCATGTTCAACAATGCCGGTATAACTGGTGCGAACAAAACCAACATACTTGACAACACGAAATCTGAGTTTGAGCAAGTTATCAACACTAACTTGGTTGGTGTCTTTCTTGGAACAAAGCATGCTGCTAGGGTGATGGTTCCTGCTCGAAGGGGAAGCATTATCAACACAGCTAGCATATGTGGATGCATTGGTGGTGCGGCTTCACATGCGTACACAAGTTCAAAGCATGGTGTAGTGGGGTTGATGAAAAACACAGCAGTGGAACTTGGAGCATTTGGCATTCGGGTGAATTGTGTGTCGCCTTATGTTGTTCCCACACCATTGGCTAAGACTTTCTTTAAGCTTGATGACGAGGGTGTTCAAGCGGTTTATTCTAACCTGAAAGGTGCTGATCTTGTGCCGAATGATGTGGCTGAAGCTGCTCTTTATCTGGGAAGTGATGAGTCCAAGTACGTTAGTGGTCACAACCTTGTGATAGATGGAGGAATCACGGTGGTTAACAATGGGTTTTGTGTGTTTAGGCAGTCTGTGTGA